Proteins from a genomic interval of Lolium perenne isolate Kyuss_39 chromosome 1, Kyuss_2.0, whole genome shotgun sequence:
- the LOC127312697 gene encoding inositol-tetrakisphosphate 1-kinase 5, giving the protein MAAAAAADTSSADTRRYVVGYALAPKKQNSFIQSSLLSRAAARGMDLVPVDEARPLADQGPFDLVIHKLYGHDWRAQLQAFSARYPSVPVVDPPHAIDRLHNRISMLQVVSELDVPPSASDADAHHHRHTFGIPSQVVVYDAAALTDSGLLAALRFPLIAKPLVADGSAKSHKMSLVYHGEGLRKLRPPLVLQEFVNHGGVIFKVYVVGGHVTCVKRRSLPDVSKEILEDTAAEGTVSFSQVSNLPTARNAEEYYEDLRLEDAVMPPTDFVNEIAGGLRRALGLQLFNFDMIRDVRAGDRYLVIDINYFPGYAKMPGYEIALTDFFWEMVHKDDDVTPLKEEKPTVVK; this is encoded by the coding sequence atggccgccgccgccgccgccgataccTCCTCCGCCGACACCCGCCGCTACGTCGTCGGCTACGCGCTCGCGCCCAAGAAGCAGAACAGCTTCATCCAGTCCTCGCTCCtctcccgcgccgccgcccgcggGATGGACCTCGTCCCCGTCGACGAGGCGCGGCCCCTCGCGGACCAGGGCCCCTTCGACCTCGTCATCCACAAGCTCTACGGCCACGACTGGCGCGCGCAGCTCCAGGCCTTCTCCGCCCGCTACCCGtccgtccccgtcgtcgacccgcCGCACGCCATCGACCGCCTCCACAACCGCATCTCCATGCTCCAGGTCGTCTCCGAGCTCGACGTCCCGCCCAGCGCCTCCGACGCCGAcgcccaccaccaccgccacaccTTCGGCATCCCCAGCCAGGTCGTCGTCTACGACGCGGCCGCGCTCACCGACTCGGGCCTCCTCGCCGCGCTGCGCTTCCCGCTCATCGCCAAGCCCCTCGTCGCCGACGGCAGCGCCAAGTCGCACAAGATGTCGCTCGTCTACCACGGCGAGGGCCTCCGCAAGCTCCGCCCGCCGCTCGTCCTGCAGGAGTTCGTCAACCACGGCGGCGTCATCTTCAAGGTCTACGTCGTCGGCGGCCACGTCACCTGCGTCAAGCGCCGCAGCCTGCCGGACGTATCCAAGGAGATCCTCGAGGACACCGCAGCGGAGGGCACCGTCTCCTTCTCGCAGGTGTCCAACCTCCCCACGGCGCGCAACGCCGAGGAGTACTACGAGGACCTGCGGCTCGAGGACGCCGTCATGCCGCCCACCGATTTCGTCAACGAGATCGCTGGCGGGCTCCGCCGCGCGCTCGGACTGCAGCTCTTCAACTTCGACATGATCAGGGATGTACGCGCTGGGGACCGCTACCTCGTCATTGACATCAACTACTTCCCCGGGTACGCCAAGATGCCAGGATACGAGATTGCACTCACCGATTTCTTCTGGGAGATGGTTCACAAGGACGATGATGTGACCCCACTCAAGGAGGAGAAGCCCACTGTCGTGAAATGA